From Virgibacillus natechei, the proteins below share one genomic window:
- a CDS encoding GntP family permease: MLSIIGLIGGLILLITLTMRGMNLLIAAPLSALFLAVLSGLPMFPQLVAEGEANFVGDYMDGFSGFVASWFLMFLLGSVFGKVMEDSRSAESVSKWVIDRIGIKYAVLAVVAACAVLTYGGVSLFIVGFTVFPIALSLFKQANLPRRFIPAALAFGSVTFTMTSAGSPEIQNWIPIPHLGTSPYAGWEVSLIAAIFMMITGYIWLKWMINRATKNGEKFDEREDDPEEVERDLPNPLLSGVPLLVVLIIAFIFHDTLETSALIIALAGGVFTAWLLNRRYLENVWTSASNGTFGALMAIANTAAVVGFGTVARSTPAFETAVDTMTSVPGDPLIGAAIAVLSIVGLTGSASGGMEIALPILGPEYLSQGVNAEALHRVSALSSGALDSLPHGGYTVTTIRVICGETHKSAYPAVAAVTVIVPMLGVILSLVLFSMGVGI, translated from the coding sequence ATGCTTAGTATAATTGGTTTAATAGGGGGGTTAATTTTACTAATCACCCTTACCATGCGCGGTATGAACTTGTTGATTGCGGCACCTTTAAGTGCTTTATTTCTAGCTGTATTAAGTGGATTACCGATGTTCCCTCAGCTTGTAGCGGAAGGGGAAGCAAATTTCGTCGGAGACTATATGGATGGGTTCTCAGGTTTTGTAGCATCCTGGTTTTTAATGTTTCTACTTGGTTCGGTTTTTGGAAAAGTTATGGAAGACAGTCGATCGGCGGAGAGTGTCTCTAAATGGGTGATTGATCGCATTGGTATTAAATATGCCGTACTTGCTGTGGTTGCTGCCTGTGCTGTTTTAACGTACGGAGGAGTAAGTCTATTTATTGTTGGGTTCACCGTTTTTCCAATTGCTCTCAGCCTATTCAAACAGGCAAATTTGCCAAGGAGGTTTATTCCTGCGGCTCTTGCTTTTGGTTCCGTAACATTTACTATGACGTCAGCAGGGTCACCAGAAATACAAAATTGGATTCCTATCCCACATCTTGGGACAAGTCCTTATGCCGGGTGGGAAGTCAGCTTAATTGCTGCTATATTTATGATGATAACCGGTTATATCTGGTTAAAATGGATGATAAACCGAGCTACAAAAAATGGAGAAAAATTCGATGAACGAGAGGATGACCCGGAAGAAGTAGAACGTGATTTGCCAAATCCATTACTGTCCGGGGTACCATTACTAGTTGTTCTCATCATTGCTTTTATATTCCATGATACATTAGAAACTTCCGCTCTCATCATAGCCTTGGCAGGTGGTGTTTTTACCGCGTGGTTATTGAACCGCCGCTATCTCGAAAATGTATGGACATCAGCTTCCAACGGGACATTTGGAGCGTTGATGGCGATAGCAAACACTGCTGCGGTAGTAGGATTCGGTACGGTAGCCCGTTCAACACCAGCGTTTGAGACAGCTGTGGATACGATGACAAGTGTACCGGGAGATCCGTTAATTGGAGCCGCGATCGCTGTATTATCAATTGTAGGTCTTACAGGATCTGCTTCTGGTGGTATGGAAATCGCCTTGCCAATCCTTGGACCGGAATACTTAAGTCAGGGAGTTAATGCGGAGGCGCTACACCGTGTCTCTGCACTTTCTTCCGGAGCTTTGGATTCTTTACCACACGGTGGATACACGGTAACCACGATTCGTGTTATTTGTGGAGAAACACATAAATCAGCCTATCCAGCTGTTGCTGCCGTGACGGTGATTGTTCCAATGCTTGGTGTTATTCTGTCCCTTGTTCTTTTTTCTATGGGAGTTGGGATTTAA
- a CDS encoding triphosphoribosyl-dephospho-CoA synthase, with translation MSIVNTSNNISDGLRGKQATESLLAEVRLTPKPGLVDRCDSGSHSDMNLALMESSALSLELMFKRIANISMNKHPSQYLRERIAEIGRKGEVEMLHATGGVNTHKGAIWALGLLTAASVFLTPFVKNSRDVCRLAAELARFPDDCYQGNRDTNGIKVQKQYNVDGAKGEATNGFPHIINIGLPMLQNTRMQGFSENTAQLYTLFAIMAELDDTCILYRGGYSALTIVKKRASKIIEHNKLNWNELKRLNKEMIEMGVSPGGSADLLAATLFLDKIENQ, from the coding sequence ATGAGTATTGTAAATACGTCAAATAATATCTCAGATGGTTTAAGAGGTAAACAAGCGACAGAATCTTTGCTTGCGGAAGTTCGATTAACTCCTAAACCAGGTTTAGTTGACCGTTGTGACAGTGGATCCCATAGTGATATGAATCTTGCGCTCATGGAAAGCTCCGCACTATCATTAGAATTAATGTTTAAACGAATCGCTAATATTTCAATGAATAAACATCCTTCCCAATATTTGCGGGAAAGGATAGCCGAAATTGGTCGTAAAGGCGAGGTAGAAATGCTTCATGCTACTGGAGGTGTAAATACACACAAGGGTGCAATATGGGCTCTTGGATTATTAACAGCTGCTTCTGTTTTCTTAACGCCGTTTGTTAAGAATAGTCGTGATGTTTGTCGTCTTGCGGCTGAACTTGCCCGCTTTCCAGACGATTGTTATCAGGGAAACAGAGATACAAATGGCATAAAAGTGCAAAAGCAATATAATGTAGATGGTGCTAAGGGCGAAGCAACAAATGGGTTCCCTCATATCATTAATATCGGTCTACCAATGCTCCAAAACACACGCATGCAAGGGTTTAGTGAAAATACAGCACAGCTTTATACCCTATTTGCTATTATGGCTGAACTTGATGATACGTGTATTCTTTATCGAGGTGGTTATTCGGCTTTGACAATCGTCAAGAAAAGGGCTAGTAAAATTATTGAACACAACAAGCTAAACTGGAATGAACTTAAACGTCTAAATAAAGAAATGATTGAAATGGGAGTATCCCCTGGTGGTAGTGCTGATCTATTAGCAGCTACATTATTTTTAGATAAGATAGAAAATCAATAA
- a CDS encoding malonate decarboxylase subunit delta, translating into METIKFSYQAKTPLKKLVHVGVVGSGDLEILMEPQDLQETHVYIRTGTKGFAGTWEAILDRFFSTHDLAASIEINDFGATPGVVNLRLEQAWEVSQQHE; encoded by the coding sequence ATGGAAACAATAAAATTTTCTTATCAGGCTAAAACACCATTGAAAAAGCTCGTTCATGTAGGGGTAGTAGGATCTGGAGATTTGGAAATTCTAATGGAGCCACAGGATCTGCAAGAGACCCACGTGTATATTCGTACAGGAACAAAAGGATTTGCAGGAACATGGGAGGCGATTTTGGATCGTTTTTTTTCAACTCATGATCTTGCTGCTTCTATAGAGATTAATGATTTTGGAGCAACGCCAGGAGTAGTTAATCTCCGTTTGGAACAGGCATGGGAGGTGAGCCAACAACATGAATAA
- the mdcA gene encoding malonate decarboxylase subunit alpha has product MIQNSNLKRSWTTRRDEKNERMQKADPHLEGKYVATDHITEVLETLIQPKDRVVLEGNNQKQASFLSTALASVNSDIVKELHMIMSSISRPEHLDIFEKGIANRIDFAFAGPQSLRVAQMIDDGQMEMGNIHTYLELYGRLFIDLIPSIALVAADKADEAGNLYTGANTEETPTIIEATAFRQGIVIVQVNEQVEELPRVDIPASWVDVIVVAKDPYQLEALFTRNPRHISEIQILMAMITIRGVYEKHQVQSLNHGIGFNTAAIELLLPTYGESLGLRGKICQHWAVNPHPTLIPAIESGWIDSIHCFGGERGMEEYISARSDVFFLGRDGTLRSNRTLSQMAGQYAVDLFIGSTLQMDYEGNSSTVTKGRLAGFGGAPNMGHDPKGRRHSTPAWLDMMKPEETLVRGKKLVVQMMETHQQGNNPVFVERLDAIDVAKEANLDIPPVMIYGEDVTHLVTEEGVAYLYKTNSIAERKEAIAAVAGVTPAGQEQSLKQKERLRSQGIVAYPEDLGIRRSDAKRSLLAAQSVEDLVTWSDDLYDPPQQFRSYWS; this is encoded by the coding sequence ATGATTCAAAATTCTAATCTTAAACGTTCATGGACAACGAGAAGAGATGAAAAAAATGAGCGCATGCAAAAGGCTGATCCTCATTTAGAGGGGAAATATGTTGCGACTGATCATATTACTGAAGTACTAGAGACATTGATTCAGCCGAAAGATAGAGTTGTTTTAGAAGGAAATAACCAAAAACAAGCTTCATTTCTATCAACTGCACTTGCTAGTGTAAATTCAGATATAGTAAAAGAGCTTCATATGATTATGTCCAGTATTTCGAGGCCTGAACATCTTGATATCTTTGAAAAAGGAATCGCCAACCGAATAGATTTCGCCTTCGCAGGGCCACAAAGCTTACGTGTGGCTCAAATGATTGATGATGGTCAAATGGAAATGGGAAATATCCATACTTATTTAGAATTATACGGTCGCTTATTTATTGATTTAATTCCTTCTATTGCACTTGTAGCTGCTGACAAGGCAGATGAAGCTGGAAATCTTTATACAGGTGCAAATACGGAAGAGACCCCCACAATTATAGAAGCTACTGCTTTTCGTCAAGGCATCGTCATTGTTCAAGTGAATGAGCAAGTGGAAGAATTACCAAGAGTGGATATACCTGCTTCATGGGTTGATGTCATCGTTGTCGCTAAAGACCCCTACCAACTTGAAGCATTGTTTACACGAAACCCCCGTCATATTTCAGAGATTCAAATATTAATGGCAATGATCACGATACGAGGAGTCTATGAAAAGCATCAAGTTCAATCATTAAATCACGGAATCGGATTCAATACAGCCGCTATTGAGTTACTTCTGCCAACCTATGGTGAATCGCTCGGTTTACGAGGTAAGATTTGTCAGCATTGGGCTGTGAATCCACATCCCACGCTTATTCCTGCAATAGAAAGTGGTTGGATAGATAGCATTCACTGTTTCGGTGGAGAGCGAGGTATGGAAGAATATATTTCAGCTCGTTCAGATGTTTTTTTTCTCGGCCGAGATGGAACACTTAGGTCGAATCGGACACTCTCTCAAATGGCAGGCCAATATGCCGTTGACCTCTTTATAGGTTCTACTCTGCAAATGGATTACGAAGGGAACTCGTCCACAGTTACTAAGGGTCGTCTAGCAGGGTTTGGTGGTGCACCGAATATGGGGCATGACCCTAAAGGAAGACGTCACTCGACCCCCGCATGGCTTGATATGATGAAACCGGAAGAAACGTTGGTTCGGGGTAAAAAACTTGTTGTTCAAATGATGGAGACACATCAGCAAGGAAATAACCCAGTTTTCGTGGAACGGCTTGATGCTATTGATGTAGCGAAAGAGGCCAACTTAGATATACCTCCGGTTATGATATATGGTGAAGATGTGACTCATCTCGTTACCGAGGAGGGGGTTGCTTATCTCTATAAAACTAATAGTATCGCTGAGCGAAAAGAAGCAATTGCTGCCGTAGCAGGTGTTACTCCTGCTGGGCAAGAGCAAAGCTTGAAGCAAAAAGAACGGTTACGCTCACAGGGTATCGTGGCCTATCCTGAAGATCTAGGCATTCGTCGCTCTGATGCCAAGCGTTCTCTATTAGCTGCACAAAGCGTAGAAGACTTGGTAACTTGGTCTGACGACTTATATGACCCCCCACAACAATTCAGGAGCTATTGGTCATGA
- a CDS encoding transketolase-like TK C-terminal-containing protein gives MASPFGWERYIGDEGEVLGINTFGASAKGEKIMEEYGFTVGNVVRRVEGLVE, from the coding sequence ATGGCTTCCCCGTTTGGTTGGGAACGCTACATTGGTGATGAAGGTGAAGTACTTGGAATCAATACGTTCGGTGCTTCGGCAAAAGGTGAAAAAATAATGGAAGAGTATGGTTTTACGGTTGGGAATGTGGTTAGGCGTGTTGAGGGGTTAGTGGAGTAG
- a CDS encoding malonate decarboxylase holo-ACP synthase — protein MKPHDLLLISSWGDLQTSDYEDIPEWVKTSLSTSPIVVVRWGTTSGVKIPVGIRGSNKAQRYAAYIMPTSVKAHYRPADLTKLGPEYLHLSEAKRTFKGLKSLFDDALEWGPAGSVGFEMVSGQKVTTLDSDFDIVITPQETLGIDEARTLLEKLSTFSMFIDAQVLLPVGAFSLREWAKGRGVLLKTANLPQLVDDPWRWI, from the coding sequence ATGAAACCACATGACTTATTGCTAATATCTAGCTGGGGGGATCTACAAACTAGTGATTATGAAGATATTCCTGAATGGGTAAAAACATCCTTATCAACTTCGCCTATTGTCGTCGTGAGATGGGGAACAACATCTGGAGTAAAAATCCCAGTTGGAATACGAGGGTCTAATAAAGCACAGCGGTACGCGGCTTATATAATGCCAACAAGCGTGAAGGCTCATTATCGACCAGCTGATCTTACGAAGTTAGGGCCCGAATACTTACACTTATCCGAGGCAAAAAGAACATTTAAGGGGTTAAAATCATTGTTTGATGATGCTTTAGAATGGGGGCCAGCTGGAAGTGTAGGTTTTGAAATGGTATCAGGGCAAAAAGTTACGACGTTAGATAGTGACTTTGATATTGTGATAACGCCGCAGGAAACTTTGGGGATAGATGAGGCGCGAACTTTACTTGAAAAATTAAGCACCTTTTCAATGTTTATTGATGCACAAGTGCTATTACCTGTAGGAGCCTTTTCACTAAGGGAGTGGGCAAAGGGTAGAGGGGTATTGCTCAAAACAGCAAATTTACCGCAGCTTGTAGACGACCCCTGGAGGTGGATTTGA
- a CDS encoding LacI family DNA-binding transcriptional regulator, whose protein sequence is MVSSKDVAKEAGVSQPTVSRVLNSPTKVNKETLNKVQKAMKKLNYRPNLVARSLKQQKTEYIALISGPLHNPFFVDSTTAIVNYAKEQGYHTLVYFEDQGDNLSVYEEVLKQQVDGIILSSIFVDDPIYDELVNSKVPFVMFNRRYQSEGNYVEVNNKKAGKLAADHLLELGHSKIAWIGGPTYASTFQGRLEGYQEAMETTNHPVNQAWVKETNTTEESVVQAVKELLLLEDRPTAIFAATDSIALHCQNYLLQMGYQIPEHFSICGMDDIGITAHKAIQMTTLSHESDKPMGMYAIEQLIHLMKTESEEKRKFMQLTLEPKLIIRGTTGPNHS, encoded by the coding sequence ATGGTTTCTTCAAAGGATGTTGCAAAAGAGGCAGGTGTTTCACAGCCAACCGTCTCCCGTGTATTGAATAGCCCGACAAAAGTAAATAAAGAAACACTAAATAAAGTGCAAAAGGCAATGAAAAAGCTAAACTACCGCCCTAATTTGGTCGCACGCAGTTTGAAGCAGCAAAAAACGGAATATATCGCTTTGATATCCGGCCCCCTGCATAATCCTTTTTTTGTTGACTCCACAACGGCTATTGTTAACTATGCGAAAGAGCAAGGGTACCACACGCTTGTTTATTTTGAAGATCAGGGGGATAATCTTTCCGTTTATGAGGAAGTTTTGAAACAGCAGGTAGATGGCATTATTTTATCATCCATTTTTGTAGACGATCCAATTTATGATGAACTTGTTAATTCGAAAGTGCCTTTTGTCATGTTTAACCGCCGTTATCAATCAGAAGGAAATTACGTGGAAGTAAATAATAAAAAGGCCGGCAAACTCGCCGCAGACCATTTATTAGAGCTGGGCCATTCAAAAATTGCCTGGATTGGAGGGCCAACCTATGCGTCAACGTTCCAGGGTAGATTGGAAGGATACCAAGAGGCAATGGAAACAACAAATCATCCGGTGAATCAAGCGTGGGTGAAAGAAACCAATACGACAGAAGAATCCGTGGTACAAGCTGTTAAGGAATTATTATTGCTAGAGGATAGACCGACGGCAATTTTTGCAGCTACCGATTCAATTGCCCTTCATTGTCAAAATTATTTACTCCAAATGGGGTACCAAATACCGGAACATTTTAGTATTTGCGGGATGGACGATATTGGTATAACCGCACATAAAGCGATTCAAATGACGACATTGTCACATGAATCTGATAAACCAATGGGAATGTATGCAATTGAACAACTAATACACTTGATGAAAACAGAATCAGAAGAGAAGAGAAAATTTATGCAGCTGACCCTGGAGCCGAAGCTGATCATCCGTGGGACAACCGGGCCAAACCACTCATGA
- the hisD gene encoding histidinol dehydrogenase, whose product MATFLKTGRTDQEKQEADSKVQQAVSTIIKDVEDKGDEAVRELSEKFDKWSPESFLLSTETIEKVINDLPAEVIDDIKFAQNQIQNFAQHQREALKDIEVETRPGIFLGHKNNPVNSVGCYIPGGRYPMVASSHMSILTAKVAGVERVIACTPPSNGEIPAATVAAMHMAGADEIYLLGGVQAMAAMAVGTQSINHVDMIVGPGNAFVAEAKRQLYGRVGIDLLAGPTETLVIADHTADVEMVATDLLGQAEHGPTSPGALITTSKELAESLEDEIAKQLKTLSTADVAEVAWRDNGTIIVVDDIEEAVEEADKLAYEHVEVLTEDPDYFLNNMTNYGALFLGPETNVAYGDKVIGTNHTLPTKQAAKYTGGLWVGKFLKTCTYQRATRKASAEIGKYAERLCELEGFMGHKEQASLRVRRYDK is encoded by the coding sequence ATGGCAACTTTTTTAAAAACAGGAAGAACCGATCAGGAAAAACAGGAAGCAGATTCTAAGGTACAGCAAGCGGTAAGTACTATTATCAAGGATGTAGAAGATAAAGGAGATGAGGCAGTCCGAGAGCTATCAGAGAAGTTCGATAAATGGTCTCCGGAAAGCTTTCTACTTTCGACAGAAACAATTGAAAAAGTGATAAATGATTTACCAGCTGAGGTAATTGATGATATCAAATTTGCACAGAACCAGATTCAAAATTTCGCGCAGCACCAGCGGGAAGCGTTGAAGGATATTGAGGTGGAGACACGGCCAGGAATCTTTCTTGGACATAAAAATAATCCTGTTAACAGTGTTGGCTGCTATATACCTGGAGGACGTTATCCAATGGTAGCTTCTTCCCACATGAGTATTTTGACAGCCAAAGTTGCAGGTGTTGAGCGTGTGATTGCATGTACACCTCCATCGAATGGCGAAATACCAGCCGCAACAGTAGCTGCTATGCATATGGCGGGTGCAGATGAAATTTACTTGCTCGGTGGTGTGCAGGCAATGGCAGCTATGGCTGTTGGAACCCAAAGCATCAATCATGTCGATATGATTGTTGGACCGGGAAATGCGTTTGTTGCGGAAGCAAAACGTCAACTTTATGGGCGTGTGGGAATTGATTTACTTGCAGGCCCTACGGAAACACTAGTGATTGCAGACCATACAGCCGATGTTGAAATGGTGGCAACAGATCTCCTTGGTCAGGCAGAGCACGGGCCGACTTCACCTGGTGCATTGATAACAACCTCCAAAGAGCTGGCTGAATCGCTGGAGGATGAAATTGCAAAACAGTTAAAAACATTATCAACAGCTGATGTGGCGGAAGTAGCATGGAGAGATAACGGTACGATTATCGTGGTTGACGATATAGAGGAAGCGGTGGAAGAAGCAGACAAGCTTGCCTACGAACATGTCGAAGTCCTTACCGAAGATCCGGATTACTTCTTAAATAATATGACGAATTATGGTGCGCTATTCCTTGGACCGGAAACAAATGTAGCCTATGGAGATAAGGTAATTGGCACAAATCATACACTTCCAACCAAACAAGCTGCTAAATATACTGGTGGTCTATGGGTAGGAAAATTCCTAAAAACTTGTACTTACCAGCGTGCTACACGTAAAGCCAGTGCAGAAATAGGAAAGTATGCGGAACGTTTATGTGAACTGGAAGGGTTTATGGGGCACAAAGAACAGGCTTCACTTCGTGTCCGTCGTTACGATAAATAG
- a CDS encoding GntR family transcriptional regulator — protein sequence MANQINKDALSHQIAAYITEQIISGELKPGDKLIENSYAETYGISRAPIRDAFYILTLEGLVEKPPRKAALVRKYSQTEIFDLLEIRNFLESLAMKRIVTAGIDEGGLKLMNKKLEEMQNEKAPGKYARLNHSFHQHIIDMSRSQMINDIYNRLGTPLLTVQSNSFSKEGKITKSLKEHFLLIQYLQSNELKKAQQLLEKHNDDVLKDYMK from the coding sequence ATGGCAAATCAAATTAATAAGGATGCACTTTCACATCAGATTGCTGCATATATCACTGAACAAATTATCTCTGGTGAGCTTAAGCCAGGTGATAAGCTTATAGAGAATAGCTATGCAGAGACTTATGGTATCAGTCGGGCACCTATTCGTGATGCTTTCTATATTTTAACGTTAGAGGGACTTGTGGAAAAACCTCCACGGAAGGCTGCGCTTGTACGTAAATATTCACAAACTGAAATCTTCGATCTTTTGGAAATCCGGAACTTTCTAGAGTCATTAGCAATGAAAAGAATTGTGACTGCTGGTATCGATGAAGGTGGTTTAAAATTGATGAATAAAAAGCTTGAGGAAATGCAAAATGAAAAAGCTCCTGGTAAGTATGCAAGGCTTAATCATTCTTTTCACCAACACATTATAGATATGAGTAGAAGTCAAATGATCAATGACATATATAATCGTCTCGGAACCCCATTATTAACTGTACAAAGCAATTCTTTCTCTAAGGAAGGGAAAATTACTAAATCTCTGAAAGAACATTTTTTACTCATACAATACCTGCAGTCCAATGAACTAAAAAAAGCACAACAATTATTGGAAAAACACAATGATGATGTACTAAAAGATTATATGAAATAG
- a CDS encoding YhdT family protein, translated as MKNKREAQEPRFAVANREALIGCALAAFNIMWWYGFAYGLGSKPPEEYTYVLGFPAWFFYSCIVGFLVMVLLISLVVKFVLKDVSLEDVEEEDEVNSA; from the coding sequence ATGAAAAACAAAAGGGAAGCGCAAGAGCCTCGTTTTGCAGTCGCTAACCGTGAAGCATTAATAGGTTGTGCTTTAGCTGCATTTAATATCATGTGGTGGTACGGATTCGCTTATGGTTTAGGATCAAAGCCCCCTGAGGAGTACACTTATGTATTAGGATTCCCAGCATGGTTCTTTTATAGCTGTATTGTGGGATTTCTAGTAATGGTTCTTCTAATTTCTTTAGTGGTTAAGTTTGTCTTAAAAGACGTGTCGCTTGAAGATGTGGAAGAAGAGGATGAGGTGAACTCGGCATGA
- a CDS encoding biotin-independent malonate decarboxylase subunit beta: MNNLGKRVSFVECNARERAEQLLDSSSFREILGPFDRMASPHLEKQGIVPQNDDGVIVAKGEMDGESAVVISIESGFQGGGIGEVSGAKIAAALEMVLEDYYNGIKTRPVIILDTGGIRLQEANYGLLAIAEIQASVVALRKYVSVIGVIPGKIGSFGGMSITAGLFDKLIMTTEGRLGLNGPEVVEQEAGISELDSKDRPLIWKSIGGAQRVATSLADELVEDDVKQIATSVRKAFANQLSKSKCTQIEQNLSLLKQVDPNKDITPNNFRQLVSTSRRFVEFDAKQSPPEASSRGQKWFYALTSLKCPKTKGAPTVWYGDANLGDESARYITVGPDPHNPFSRVREGEIGLEEGWALAQAIKEVVAADASKDQRRPIIAIVDVPSQAYGYKEELLGIHQAFAAAVNAYAEARIAGHPIVALLVGKAISGAFLSHGLQANRLIAFDNEEVNVHVMSKGSAARVTKRTIDELERVTKDAPAMAYDIHSFQTLGALHELVGGIHADQPTKQDVDSVSNRLQQAVDDILSKENRSLKNRLHSSLAKKSRALSIKVREEMLKQWYD; this comes from the coding sequence ATGAATAATCTTGGAAAAAGAGTAAGTTTTGTAGAGTGTAATGCACGAGAAAGAGCGGAACAACTTCTAGATTCGAGTTCATTTCGCGAAATACTAGGTCCTTTTGATCGTATGGCTTCACCGCATTTGGAAAAACAAGGAATTGTTCCACAGAACGATGATGGCGTTATTGTAGCAAAGGGAGAAATGGATGGGGAATCAGCGGTAGTTATATCCATCGAAAGTGGATTTCAAGGAGGTGGAATTGGGGAAGTCTCCGGAGCTAAGATTGCAGCAGCTTTAGAGATGGTTTTAGAAGATTATTATAACGGTATTAAAACACGTCCAGTGATAATTCTTGACACTGGAGGAATCCGTCTTCAAGAGGCCAACTATGGATTGTTGGCCATCGCAGAGATCCAGGCATCGGTTGTCGCTCTAAGGAAATATGTATCTGTAATCGGTGTAATTCCGGGGAAAATAGGTAGCTTTGGTGGTATGTCTATCACTGCGGGCTTGTTTGATAAATTGATTATGACTACTGAAGGTCGTCTCGGTTTGAATGGACCAGAAGTCGTTGAACAAGAAGCAGGCATCTCCGAATTGGACAGTAAAGACCGTCCTCTTATTTGGAAAAGCATTGGAGGCGCACAGCGTGTGGCTACATCACTAGCAGATGAGCTCGTTGAAGACGATGTAAAGCAAATCGCCACTTCGGTAAGAAAGGCGTTCGCAAATCAACTATCTAAATCAAAATGTACTCAAATAGAACAAAACCTTTCTTTACTTAAACAAGTCGATCCTAATAAAGACATTACACCTAATAATTTTCGGCAGCTTGTTTCTACATCACGGAGGTTTGTTGAATTTGACGCAAAGCAATCTCCTCCAGAAGCTAGCAGCCGCGGGCAAAAATGGTTTTATGCTTTAACGTCACTTAAATGTCCTAAAACAAAAGGGGCACCAACTGTTTGGTATGGAGATGCCAATCTGGGGGACGAATCAGCACGTTACATTACCGTAGGGCCAGATCCCCATAATCCTTTTTCGCGAGTAAGAGAAGGAGAAATTGGATTAGAAGAAGGGTGGGCGCTTGCTCAAGCAATTAAAGAAGTTGTAGCTGCTGATGCGAGCAAAGATCAACGTCGCCCTATCATAGCGATCGTTGACGTTCCGAGTCAGGCATATGGCTATAAGGAGGAGTTATTGGGTATACACCAAGCTTTTGCGGCTGCCGTGAATGCATATGCAGAGGCGCGTATTGCAGGTCATCCGATTGTAGCTCTACTTGTAGGAAAAGCCATTTCGGGGGCATTCCTTAGCCATGGGTTGCAAGCCAACCGTTTAATCGCATTCGATAATGAAGAAGTCAATGTACACGTTATGTCTAAGGGATCAGCGGCAAGGGTGACGAAACGAACAATTGATGAGCTGGAGCGGGTCACTAAAGATGCACCTGCAATGGCATATGATATTCATTCCTTCCAAACACTAGGAGCATTACATGAACTTGTTGGTGGTATACATGCTGATCAACCTACTAAACAGGATGTGGATAGTGTTAGTAATAGGCTGCAACAAGCGGTTGATGATATCCTATCAAAAGAAAATCGTAGTTTAAAGAATAGACTACATTCATCACTAGCTAAGAAAAGTCGAGCTCTCTCTATCAAAGTAAGAGAAGAAATGTTGAAACAATGGTATGATTAA